A section of the Verrucomicrobium sp. GAS474 genome encodes:
- the cobA gene encoding uroporphyrinogen-III C-methyltransferase: MSQSRSANSKGIAYLVGAGPGDPGLLTLRGRDLIARADVVIYDYLCNPEHLDHARPDAEILYAGKSGGNHTLTQDQINALIVEKTRAGLTVVRLKGGDPFVFGRGGEEAQELVAAGLAFEVVPGITSAIAAPAYAGIPITHRDFASGFTVLTGHEDPTKENSAIDWAALARFQGTKVVLMGVERLRAVTGSLLAHGADPATPAALVRWGTWAKQETLTATLATLADEAEARGFKAPAVTLIGGVVSLRAELDWVGARPLFGQRIVVTRTRTQAGALSARLRELGADVLEIPTIRLEPLPVPAEDEAAWSDFANRFDWLLLTSPNAADLFFDRFLERHGDIRALGAVKIAVVGPGTAAKVGARALGIALQPKVFTAEGLAAAFADGEVKGKRFCFARADLAGEVLPDSLRARGGEVSEWTLYRTVPETGDRDRKGTRKRFAEEGASWITFASASAAESWHRLGLAHPSTPGPRIASIGPVTSEALRRLGYTVDIEAKEQTLSGLVDALISAAR; encoded by the coding sequence ATGAGCCAGAGCCGTTCTGCCAACTCCAAGGGCATCGCCTACCTCGTCGGGGCCGGTCCGGGCGATCCCGGGCTCCTCACCCTCCGGGGCCGCGACCTCATCGCCCGCGCCGACGTCGTCATCTACGATTACCTCTGCAACCCGGAGCACCTCGACCACGCCCGCCCCGACGCGGAGATCCTCTATGCCGGAAAAAGCGGCGGGAACCACACCCTCACCCAGGACCAGATCAACGCCCTGATCGTCGAGAAGACCCGGGCGGGCCTCACTGTCGTCCGGCTGAAGGGGGGCGATCCGTTCGTCTTCGGCCGGGGCGGGGAGGAGGCGCAGGAACTCGTCGCCGCCGGCCTCGCCTTCGAGGTCGTCCCCGGCATCACCTCGGCCATCGCCGCCCCGGCCTACGCGGGGATCCCGATCACCCATCGCGATTTCGCCTCCGGCTTCACCGTCCTCACCGGGCATGAGGATCCGACGAAGGAAAATTCGGCGATCGATTGGGCGGCCCTCGCCCGCTTCCAGGGGACGAAGGTCGTCCTCATGGGGGTCGAGCGGCTCCGCGCCGTGACCGGATCGCTCCTCGCCCACGGGGCCGATCCCGCCACGCCCGCCGCCCTCGTCCGCTGGGGGACGTGGGCGAAGCAGGAGACCCTGACGGCGACCCTCGCCACCCTCGCCGACGAGGCCGAGGCGCGGGGCTTCAAGGCCCCTGCCGTCACCCTCATCGGCGGCGTCGTCTCGCTCCGGGCCGAGCTCGACTGGGTCGGCGCGCGGCCCCTCTTCGGGCAACGGATCGTCGTCACCCGGACGCGGACCCAGGCCGGGGCGCTCTCCGCGCGGCTCCGCGAGCTGGGGGCCGACGTCCTCGAGATCCCGACGATCCGGCTGGAGCCCCTTCCCGTCCCCGCCGAGGACGAGGCGGCGTGGAGCGACTTCGCCAACCGCTTCGACTGGCTCCTCCTCACCAGCCCGAACGCCGCCGACCTCTTCTTCGACCGCTTCCTCGAGCGGCACGGGGACATCCGCGCCCTCGGCGCGGTGAAGATCGCCGTCGTCGGCCCCGGCACGGCGGCGAAGGTCGGCGCTCGGGCGCTCGGCATCGCCCTCCAGCCGAAGGTCTTCACCGCCGAGGGGCTGGCCGCGGCCTTCGCCGACGGCGAGGTGAAGGGGAAGCGGTTCTGCTTCGCCCGCGCCGACCTCGCGGGCGAGGTCCTTCCCGATTCCCTCCGCGCCCGGGGCGGCGAGGTGTCCGAGTGGACGCTCTACCGCACCGTTCCCGAGACCGGGGACCGGGACCGGAAGGGGACGCGGAAGCGTTTCGCCGAGGAAGGGGCGTCGTGGATCACCTTCGCGAGCGCGAGCGCGGCGGAGAGCTGGCACCGGCTCGGCCTCGCCCATCCTTCCACTCCCGGCCCCCGGATCGCCAGCATCGGTCCCGTCACCAGCGAGGCGCTCCGCCGCCTCGGCTACACCGTCGATATCGAGGCGAAGGAGCAGACCCTGTCGGGACTGGTCGACGCCCTGATTTCCGCCGCCCGCTAA
- a CDS encoding tetratricopeptide repeat protein has protein sequence MKTKDEWLDEGNGALAVGDLAAAEAAYAAAIGIAPDDHEAWHALTMARYKQGNYAGAIEAGLRASALDPNDQMTWTSLSLAYVKENRIEEAEAAAAKAKVISWGGKIKLD, from the coding sequence ATGAAGACCAAGGATGAATGGTTGGACGAGGGGAACGGCGCCCTCGCCGTCGGCGATCTCGCCGCCGCCGAGGCCGCCTACGCCGCCGCGATCGGAATCGCCCCCGACGACCACGAGGCGTGGCACGCCCTCACGATGGCCCGCTACAAGCAGGGCAACTACGCCGGGGCCATCGAGGCGGGCCTCCGCGCCTCGGCCCTCGACCCGAACGACCAGATGACCTGGACGAGCCTCTCCCTCGCCTACGTGAAGGAAAACAGGATCGAGGAGGCCGAGGCCGCCGCCGCGAAGGCGAAGGTGATCTCGTGGGGTGGGAAGATTAAATTGGATTAA